caataaaacatttaaccaatgaatgagatgtattaagcaatgttgtgcgggagaacttacccaaaactcaactaatacccgctcctgcttgttgcggtaagtgtcatccatGACCAGCGCGTACTTGTCCTAGTTGGAGGCTGGCTCCCGCACCACTGGCTCTTTGGACAGTTGCACAATgttggggtaccatttcctgcacaaaacaccaaggatgctcgtgggggtgcgtgctggagtacctgacaaaaccaaccaggacctacacaagtgattaagaaaatttatcagtttctcttatgatttccaacatatcttataagtagttgtgataacatctatagttacttacctctttgccataggccgaatcactaggcggttgtgaggaagcagAACTAGAGGGAGTCATGCAGGGAGttgtggtaccaaacgtgcattttgaagcttgtctttgtagctcggtcgtatgtccatacccccttctcccaagcgtggatcaattcatcaatcataggctccatgaacacacccatattactccctaggtgtctaggaattatcaacgacaagaatacattatgccattgaaaggagatgccggggggggggggggagattgagggggataacaaaaatgggCCAGCATATGTATGGGgaagccatcattccataaggattgaacccatctattgccagcgtgacacgtacattacgggcctcagttgctttgtcacgatgtttgtcattgaagtacgtccatgcttcagcatcagatggatgtaccatcttcccaggattgtaccatttgccatgtcatctgtttcgtggattcctcgatcatgaatacccgttggatcctcggcaggaaaggaaggtgccgtagcaCTCTCGCAGGGATCAGAAGCTGCTTTTTCTGACTATCactagagtctacctctaggtacctagaggatttacacttcggatagTAATTTGCGTCcttatgttctttcctaaataggacgcacctcttcagacaaacatgtatcttgtcatacggcatcttaagcatacgaaggagtttctctgcctcgtacaagttcatcgacaaagtgtgcttctccggtagcatggtgccaaacatggccaacatcttatcaaagccttctcgactcaggtttaactcggccttcaaccccattatgcatccaaccgcatccagctgagaaatcgttgtacgctcatgaaggggtttttgtgccgagtgcaacattttgtagaagtcctttgcggattcctccatctcctccttctcatgtcgttcagcgaagtgagcttggtgggcgtcatctagcatgtctgctaccccggcatcatcatcaaaagcctcaagGCGTGCTCTCagcacctccgctcttatacgatctgcttcaccatggtagatccactgctgatagctaggcgtataaccattgaacacaagatgtctacccatggtcttctcgtctacctttctcctgttgtcatatttgctgcagggacaccaaactagagaatgtcctcctgctcctgggccaaatgcatgtttcaagaaatgatctgtccccttcacccattcatagtcatAGTCATTGCCGCTTCTCCAGCctatgtacatccactgacggtcctccatcctttaacatttacatcacagagtattgtgaccatcaattgcatctatgcggtgttcctaatgtctaataggtgaggataggtcctaatcccacccacggatgcatagatgaggtcagtttctagGCTCCGCTCCTctctgagacagaatttcggcagcacctccccgctgttctcctgatacatgtcctgccagggagagtgtgtatccggagaataaCAGGGAAGAGCTGCCGAAACTCGGTCTCGGACCagagtagaccatggaaactaacccatctacgtatccgtgggctgtccaaaaaacgtggacaatccgaaacagatacggtcgtagatatgcaaagatccgcatacctacgaccatATCTCTTtcagacgggagacgcctaactaggttatgcgatctaagacaatgatacgagaggagggcttatttatacctacggtggcagtggagtcaggctagcagggcagtggcgagtcggggcAGTGATGAGGCGATGCTGTGTAGGCAGACCCGCAACACCGACGAAGAGGGTCGGGGTCGCCAAGTCCCCTCTGACGTGCTCTTCTCTATAAAAGAAGAAACACAatactataagttgaaaatttcggcagaacctcccctatacggggaggtttccaaaacctacaagaaaaaaccgaaacgatggccgacaaccacatatcaagggaacaaatacggcatgatggccgatagccagatatatattaatccaccaccaacacaccaccacctccaccaccatgaccacaccaccaccaccacgaccacgaccacgaccacaccacaacatccaccacaacgaccatgaccacaccaccatatccaccacaacgaccacaccaccacaacgaccacaccaccaccacctcaacgaacacactaccctccttctccacctccacctccacctacacCTCCACCATTGCACGCCACCAACACCACGACCTCCacctagacctcctccttcaccagCATTGTACACCATGAAGCGAGGGAAGGGCATACCTGGATGTCAGAGGGACGTCGGAGGTCGCGGACAGGGCAAGGGTCGCGGATGGGGCGGCGTCAAGGGGCCGGGGCGGGGCACCTCAGAACGGGGGCGAGCACGGCGGACAGCGTGGACGGGGTTGGCGGGTGGCGCggggtcctcctccttctccggtgGCTGGCGGATGGCGCGGAGGTTCTCCTCCTCCTTGGGGCGGGTCGGCCGGTGGGCGTGGGTGGGCGGCGCGGCCAGGGCGGGGCACCTCCGGTTGGTTGAGGCGAGCGGCGGGGTGGGGCTCCTCTggtggcctgctcctcctccctcctcctctggCGGCCGGGGGCTGGGGGCGcgctgggtggtggtggcggccagGCGTGGGGTGCATGGGGCGGCTCGGTGGTGGGCGGCGGGGCGTGCGGGGCGGTCGGCCATGCTACGGCGGGGGGCATGGGGCAGCCGGGCGCGCTGCGGCGGGCCAGGAGCGCGGTGGGTTGCgcggggtggcggtggcggccggACGCGGGTCGGCGCGgggcggcgcggtggtgggcgGCTAGGGGCGCAGGGCAGCCGGGCACGCTGCGGCGGGCCGGGAGGGCAGCGGGGCGCGGGGCAGCGGCGGGGCGTCAACCGTTCTGTGGGCGGGGAGGGCTCTGGCTGATTTTACggttgggccctttgccgagggcccagatccagggccctcgacaaagatttttttattttttttaaatattctttgccgagggccattggccaggccctcggcaaagaccccctttgccgagggccaggctaggccctcggcaaagatttttctatGGGCGGGGAATTTGGGTGGCTAGCCGATTTAGGgttggccctttgccgagggcccagatccagggccctcagcaaagattttttatttttttttaaatattctttgccgagggccattggccaggccctcggcaaagaccccctttgccgagggccaggctaaaccctcggcaaagagtttttttttagttttttgaacccagtttttttgtggtgctataatacattatttaaatctcaattttTAAATTtggccaaatttgacttttttgatatattttcctaatttatatcttttcgttgatttttttttgaatattttaaatttgaactgcaggtggatggaataatgcaatttagtgattcgaaaaatgttattcatggtatttggtgtatgttgagtccctatccacgaactcgcatcaaatttcgggcatcttcttcacgtaacatgacgaggaacttgtcggaaatgtgtttttaaattatataaaattcatacgaagtctgaaaatcatgaaacttgtcgagctgtcatgttatcgcatgtgtaggctgtggtaaaaatttgagaaggttttgagcaagttgtgatgtcggatgcctaaaacccagacatctccacataagaagatgtccgaaatttgatgcgagttcatggatagggactcaacatacaccaaataccatgaataacattttttgaatcactaaattgcattattccatccacttgcagttcaaatttgaaatatttgaaaaaaatcaacaaaaataaataaattaggaaaatatataaaaaagtcaaatttggcccatattttaaaattgagatttaaataatgtattatagcaccacaaaaaaactgggttcaaaaaaccaaaaaaaactctttgccgagggtctagcctggccctcgacaaagggggtctttgccgagggcctggccaatggccctcggcaaagaatattaaaaaaaatctttgccgagtgcctgatggcgggcactcggcaaagactatcgccagtggccgccgtgacccatccggccatatttgccgagggccaatttgccgagggctaggccctcggcaaagatttactttgccgagggccgtttgtttgccgagggccaggggctggccctcggcaaagacccccctttgccgagtgcccgagatgtagccctcggcaaacccacaagccctcggcaaagaggatgtCTCCGGTTGTGTAGGTGAATGGGAGGAGCCGTCCAAGCTATGGTAGTGATGCCCATGGGCAAGGCGACTACCCGTTACTAGTGAGAGTGTATATAGTATCATAGTAGCAGTTGGTTCCCACTACATATAGTTGCATTGAATCAATGCCTTCTCTAAatgttatataattaatttgttaAATTTAATAAGACTTGTAATATATGTCTTCTACTAAATTATTATGTGCTCCGATGATGAGATGTAACTTTGAGTTGTGGAGGCTATTGTGGTATGATACTTAGCTAGGATCCTGCATTGTGGAGATATGGATAGCATCTCCAGGGGAATCACCAATGTTGGTTTGCTGAAATTGAGTTGGTCAAGTGGATAACACTCGATGTTGGTAAATTGAAGCGGCGGTCCCTCACACTATACACTTAACGTTTCGAATGAATGGAAGGAGCCAAACAACAAGTACATACATGTATATTAACTTCCACAAAACAATACATGCATATTAActataggccctgttcgcttgaactactttaGCAATACTTTTCaacgaacgaacagtgtttttccctcacaacaaatcagcataagccaaatttcagcgaaatgaaCAGAGCCTATATACTAGAGGACTAGTAGCAGGTCTGGGGTGCCAGGCCCCCCTGCCCCCCTCCCTCTGCCACTTTTGATGTACTTTAATGTTTTAGAGGTCGTATTATGTATTATTGTCCATCTTTTATAATGATCTTTGTTTTCCTTAAGATATATTAGATGTGACTCGTTTTGAGTGTgtttaaaaaaaagaagaaaaaaaaggaaataacaCAATGGAAACTGCACTGATGAATATATATCCTCTGCTTGACGAACAGTGGAAGCACAAGTGGGAGTATATGGTAGCGCACTTCCACTATCTCACTTGTCATGATTATTTCCCTCTTGAGCATAAATTTATGCACTTCTATTCGAATTAATTCTTGTCTTAGTAAAGTCTAATGGAGACAGAGATTCATATTTCTGTTAGGTTGTGAAGGCCCGATGGTGTTAAATCCGGCTAACACACGGATAAAGACAAGATCGTCGGGATCGCACATGGCCATGATACATAGCGGAGATAGATCTAAACAGTGAGGCGAACCAAACAAGTCGGCTAAGCCGATTCGACGCTAGTTCTTTGCCCAAACAAACCCACGAACGTTTCCCAAAAAGATCTATTGGGAAAACCCACGACAAGGGTGTCCTAGATCGGCAAGGCCACTTAATGTCAGCAAATTTCATCTAGAGAAGTGCTGAACAATAAGGGATTGTTCGAAAAGCTTGAGGTAGAAGATAAAAAATAAGAGATTTTTTTGATGCTCGGGTATATATAGATCTCACAATCTGATGTGATCTTCTCATATAAATAGAGGCatggtcttatcctagtaggaaaAATAATTTCATAAGAAATCTACAATTTTCCCATGAGATTTgaagagttttttttaaaaaaaaaatcacgaaGTGGCCTTTGGATCTTCCAAACCAGGCTCTGGCCGGTTCTAAACAAATCCTAGGCCAGTTTAAACAGTAAACGGTGCAGGGTCTACACATATTGGCCTAGGCTGGTTTTTATGTCATCTCGGCTGAAGCTCTCCAAACTGGCCTAGGCTGTTTTTTCCTTGTGTCTACTCAAATTTGCGCAATTTTAATCTAAATTTGACCACTTTTGTTTGCACGTGATTTTTTCATTGTCTTCTCAAATTCGCActtagatacatcaaatgcaaattTCATCTTCTCTAACTGATTCTTGTGAATCGGCttaagagaaaagaaaagactaatTTGGCTTGTACTAGCCATACAAACCccgaatcttttttttttgataaatgaTTAACAGAAAGAAACTCCAAGTGCTTTTCTTTAATATTAAAGTACAATCCAAGAAAAATCAAATCAACAAATATTTTCAGAAATTGTTAAATTAAAGCATCAACTTTTAATATCACTGAATCCATTAACATATCAAGGACGGACTTGTCAAACCCTTGCTTGACCGATATCATATTAGACAATTTAAGCTCACTGGTTCCATTATAAAAATATCCATGAAATTTTTCTTCTAGTTAGTTGTGTCCAAGAACCAATAGAGCAAGATTGCAATAAAGAATACCATAAGAAAGCAGTACCAGTAAAAGATAATGAAAGGTTATGACTCCTTGTATATTCCATGGTACTAGCCTCACCCAATTGAGCATGAAACATGCTAATATACTCCTTTGTGGTTTTATTATCTTTGCCACTGAATTTATAAAAATCGGGCACTTTCCACCATCGGAAGATTTCATGTAATCAAAATAAGAGGGGTATGGTTTCTCAGCTATTTTAAAATGCACACCCAAACTTTCTTCCAAAGATTTATGAAATTCTTTCTTAAATCAGGTTAGAGCTTCATCCTATGAGGCCAGATTGGTGATTTGTGAAGTATTTGTGCATTAGCTTGCTGGCACCTAAAAAGTTTCTTAGGAGGATTTGGCAACACCATATTATGAGCAGAGAGACATGTGCTGCTGTTGAATTGCTATCGCCTCGTGTAGTGGAAACCGATGTCTGTGCAAAAGTAGCCATTGATAAAGTAGTACCAAACCCTCCTAAACTGGCCCTATCTATTTCAGTTGCCAAATAGGCCAATTTGGGCTAGTTAGCCGATGCATAGCTCGTTTTCCCTTCATAAAATTAAAGTTGAACGACACCTCATATTAAGGTCGACTAGCAATCGTGCCGAAACACTAATAGATGCATCTTGAGAAAAAAATAGGAATTTCATATCTCTTTCACCCCATTTATTATGACCGTCCATAAATTTGCTAAGATTTTCATACACATGGATCTCAAAAAGCTTAACTTGATCAGCAATTATTGTAGCACATTCATCATGTGTAATACAATGTCTAAGGGGAGGCAGACCTGGTTTTACCTCAGATACAGATGTAGCAGAAAGAGGATCAAAGTTGATACCTTGGATCTTCTTGATAGCTCCCCTGCCAATCCACCTCGACGCATGAAAGGGCATACTGTAGATCCACAACAGCTTCGGCCTTCGTCCTCTCCTCTAGCATCTTGTGAATCTCCTCAAGTAGTTGATTAGACGAAAGTCTAATGATGTTCTTGGGATTGTTTATTTGGATCTAAAGACATATAATAGTAGATATGTTTGCTTCTTCCCTAGTGGAGTCGCCAATAAGTGTGTTGACGCTAAATTCGACCAACACACCGGTAGGGGCTAGATCGTCGTCAGAGGTTTGCACACGACCTACTAGATATGCAGTGGATTAGGTGTAAACGGTGAGGCTGACTTAGCAGTTCAACGTGGCCGATTTGATGCTATTTCTTCACTTGAAAAAACAATGAACGCCTCCAAGGAAGACCCATCAGGGAGATATACACCAGGGGTTCCCTAGAATCGGCAATATCACCTTAGAACGCTAGAAAATATCATTGAGAGAAGTGCTAGACAACAAGGGGGTTAGAAGAGCTTGAGGTAGAATATAAAGTGTAAAGCTAGATGTGTTTTTTATGATTAGATAGATCTCTCAATTGTCCATGATCCTCTCTTATAAATAGAAGGAGATGGTCTTATATCCTAGTAGGATACTTATTCCACACACAATTTACATACTTCTCACTAGATTGGATAAGTTTCCAAAGGAAAAAAAACGAGTTAGAGACCAGACTGCCAAAATCGGCTCAGGTCAGTTTTCAAAATCAGTCTGGTCCAATTTATATAGGACAATGAGGAGACTCAGCAAAAACTGTCCTAGGCCATCTTTCCCAGGCTGTTGCAAATTATGCTCAATTTGATcagaattcaattctttttgctcttttcttgTTTGGACGTGTTTTCTAATCCATTTTTAGC
This DNA window, taken from Miscanthus floridulus cultivar M001 chromosome 13, ASM1932011v1, whole genome shotgun sequence, encodes the following:
- the LOC136499682 gene encoding uncharacterized protein, coding for MKRGKGIPGCQRDVGGRGQGKGRGWGGVKGPGRGTSERGRARRTAWTGLAGGAGSSSFSGGWRMARRFSSSLGRVGRWAWVGGAARAGHLRLVEASGGVGLLWWPAPPPSSSGGRGLGARWVVVAARRGVHGAARWWAAGRAGRSAMLRRGAWGSRARCGGPGARWVARGGGGGRTRVGAGRRGGGRLGAQGSRARCGGPGGQRGAGQRRGVNRSVGGEGSG